A stretch of Aedes albopictus strain Foshan unplaced genomic scaffold, AalbF5 HiC_scaffold_227, whole genome shotgun sequence DNA encodes these proteins:
- the LOC115260757 gene encoding uncharacterized protein LOC115260757, producing the protein MAKDELALQTVGFLVEDAQLRIIKDAITSLEAWMLLKEYFVRDSSVGKVALVKNLSKLELSEDGDMRQHLVEFEALFEKMENVGCKMDEDMKAAFILASLPQSHESIVSLIQGRLDAFTTNFENEAVRRV; encoded by the coding sequence ATGGCAAAGGATGAATTGGCGCTTCAAACAGTTGGTTTCCTGGTGGAGGATGCACAGTTGAGGATCATCAAGGATGCCATTACTTCATTGGAGGCGTGGATGCTGCTCAAAGAATATTTCGTGAGAGATTCATCAGTTGGGAAAGTTGCGTTGGTCAAAAACCTATCAAAACTGGAGCTGTCAGAAGACGGTGATATGCGGCAACATCTGGTTGAATTTGAGGCACTATTTGAGAAAATGGAAAACGTCGGATGCAAAATGGACGAGGACATGAAGGCGGCATTCATCTTGGCAAGCTTGCCGCAGTCGCACGAAAGTATCGTGTCGTTGATTCAAGGGCGTTTAGATGCGTTCACCACGAACTTTGAAAACGAAGCTGTTAGAAGAGTTTGA